A window of Glycine soja cultivar W05 chromosome 2, ASM419377v2, whole genome shotgun sequence genomic DNA:
ACTATTTCTTATCCTTTTTTCTCTATCCAATCAAGTGAGCTTTGATTCTGCATTGCAGGGTCCAAAACTGGTCATGGCAAGTCAATTAGtgacataaatttaattaacagtGAGATGGGCTTTGTGAGTACTATAATTATGCAAGATGAGTATAGTGTTTCAAAAGTACCGCCAGGTCAAATGGATGCAACTGctaatcatcaaattaaaccAACAGCTACAGTCAAGCAGCCAGAAAAGGTTGATGCTGAAGTGGTCAGGAAAGATGATGATAGCATTCAAGATTTGTCTTCATCTTTTAAGAGCAGTTTAATTTTAAGCACCTCAGAAAAAGAGGAGGAAGTAACTAAATCATGTGAAGCTGTGCTCAAATTCTCCCCCGGTTGTGCTATTCAAAAGAAAGATGTTCATTCAATCTCCATATCAGAAAGACAATGTGATGTGGAACAGAATGATTCTGCTAGGAAATCTGTACAAGTCAAAGGGAAAACGAGTAGAGTTATTGCTAATGATGATGCTTCCACTTCCAATTTAGATCCTGCCAATGTTGAAGAGAAATTCCAAGTGGAAAAAGCAGGTGGATCATTAAAGACTAAACCCAGATCTTCCCTTAAATCTGCTGGTGAAAAGAAATTTAGTCGCACTGTTACTTGGGCGGATGAGAAAATCAACAGCACTGGGAGTAAAGATCTTTGTGAGTTTAAAGAATTTGGAGATATTAAAAAAGAATCTGACTCAGTAGGAAATAATATAGATGTTGCCAATGATGAAGATATATTACGTCGTGCGTCAGCAGAAGCTTGTGCTATTGCATTGAGCTCAGCATCAGAAGCAGTTGCCTCTGGAGACTCGGATGTCAGTGATGCTGGTAATTACTGTTTCTTTTACGAGTtttctatttaaattaattgGTCTGTAAAAGTTTTCTCGCCTATGAATGAAACTTGTGCAGTTTCTGAAGCTGGAATCACTATATTGCCACCTCCACATGATGCTGCTGAGGAAGGTACTGTGGAGGATGCTGATATACTACAAAATGATTCAGTTACTCTGAAATGGCCAAGAAAGACTGGAATTTCTGAAGCTGATTTCTTTGAATCTGATGACTCATGGTTTGATGCTCCACCAGAGGGTTTCAGTTTGACTGTAAGTTTAGTGAAAATTTTAGAAACATTCAAAGCTGTATTAATTTCCACAGTATATTCTATGGCATAACTTgtgctttctttctttcctttctttttttttataattttttgtttgtttgtgtgtgtaACTTTATTTCAGTTGTCACCTTTTGCAACTATGTGGAATACCCTCTTTTCATGGACAACATCATCTTCTTTGGCATATATATATGGGAGGGATGAAAGTTTTCATGAAGAATATCTATCAGTTAATGGCAGAGAATATCCTTGCAAAGTTGTCTTGGCAGATGGTCGCTCATCTGA
This region includes:
- the LOC114393460 gene encoding putative RNA polymerase II subunit B1 CTD phosphatase RPAP2 homolog isoform X1; amino-acid sequence: MAKDKPVSVKDAVFKLQMSLLEGIQNEDQLFAAGSLMSRSDYEDIVTERSITNMCGYPLCSNALPSDRPRKGRYRISLKEHKVYDLQETYMFCSSNCLVSSKTFAGSLQAERCSGLDLEKLNNVLSLFENLNLEPVETLQKNGDLGLSDLKIQEKTERSSGEVSLEQWAGPSNAIEGYVPKPRNRDSKGLRKNVKKGSKTGHGKSISDINLINSEMGFVSTIIMQDEYSVSKVPPGQMDATANHQIKPTATVKQPEKVDAEVVRKDDDSIQDLSSSFKSSLILSTSEKEEEVTKSCEAVLKFSPGCAIQKKDVHSISISERQCDVEQNDSARKSVQVKGKTSRVIANDDASTSNLDPANVEEKFQVEKAGGSLKTKPRSSLKSAGEKKFSRTVTWADEKINSTGSKDLCEFKEFGDIKKESDSVGNNIDVANDEDILRRASAEACAIALSSASEAVASGDSDVSDAVFSPMNETCAVSEAGITILPPPHDAAEEGTVEDADILQNDSVTLKWPRKTGISEADFFESDDSWFDAPPEGFSLTLSPFATMWNTLFSWTTSSSLAYIYGRDESFHEEYLSVNGREYPCKVVLADGRSSEIKQTLASCLARALPALVAVLRLPIPVSIMEQGMACLLETMSFVDALPAFRTKQWQVVALLFIDALSVCRLPALISYMTDRRASFHRVLSGSQIRMEEYEVLKDLVVPLGRAPHISSQSGA
- the LOC114393460 gene encoding putative RNA polymerase II subunit B1 CTD phosphatase RPAP2 homolog isoform X2: MAKDKPVSVKDAVFKLQMSLLEGIQNEDQLFAAGSLMSRSDYEDIVTERSITNMCGYPLCSNALPSDRPRKGRYRISLKEHKVYDLQETYMFCSSNCLVSSKTFAGSLQAERCSGLDLEKLNNVLSLFENLNLEPVETLQKNGDLGLSDLKIQEKTERSSGEVSLEQWAGPSNAIEGYVPKPRNRDSKGLRKNVKKGSKTGHGKSISDINLINSEMGFVSTIIMQDEYSVSKVPPGQMDATANHQIKPTATVKQPEKVDAEVVRKDDDSIQDLSSSFKSSLILSTSEKEEEVTKSCEAVLKFSPGCAIQKKDVHSISISERQCDVEQNDSARKSVQVKGKTSRVIANDDASTSNLDPANVEEKFQVEKAGGSLKTKPRSSLKSAGEKKFSRTVTWADEKINSTGSKDLCEFKEFGDIKKESDSVGNNIDVANDEDILRRASAEACAIALSSASEAVASGDSDVSDAVSEAGITILPPPHDAAEEGTVEDADILQNDSVTLKWPRKTGISEADFFESDDSWFDAPPEGFSLTLSPFATMWNTLFSWTTSSSLAYIYGRDESFHEEYLSVNGREYPCKVVLADGRSSEIKQTLASCLARALPALVAVLRLPIPVSIMEQGMACLLETMSFVDALPAFRTKQWQVVALLFIDALSVCRLPALISYMTDRRASFHRVLSGSQIRMEEYEVLKDLVVPLGRAPHISSQSGA